The window ACGTATCTTCTTCCTCGGCGTCGGCGGCAGCGCCGGCAACTGCTCCCACGCCGTCAACGACTTCCGCAAGATCGTCGGCATCGAATGCTACGCGCCGACCGACAATGTCTCCGAATTGACCGCCCGCACCAATGACGAAGGCTGGGCCACGATTTTCGTGGAATGGCTGAAGATCAGCAAGCTGCTTGCCAAGGACGCCATCTTTATTTTCTCGGTCGGCGGCGGCAACCTTGAAAAGAACATCAGCCCGAACCTGGTGATGGCTCTGCAGCATGCCAAGACCGTCGGCGCCAAGATCATGGGCGTCGTTGGCCGCGATGGCGGTTACACCGCTCAGGTGGCCGATGCTTGCGTGATCGTGCCGACCGTGAACGCCGAAAATGTCACCCCGCATTCCGAGGCGTTTCAGGCCGTGGTGTGGCATCTGCTGGTGTCGCATCCGAAGCTGAAAGCCAACCAGACCAAGTGGGAATCCGCGGTCGGGACCGCGAGCCCGGCGAGATGAAGTCGAGGGCGATCTTCCTCGATCGCGACGGTGTGCTGAATCACCCGGTGATCCGCGAGGGGAAATCCTACCCTCCGGCACGGGTCGAGGACCTTGAGATCTACGAAGGACTTCGCGATCCGCTGCAGCGGCTGAAGGATCGCGGTTTCGTTCTGATCGTGGTGACCAATCAGCCGGATGTTGGGCGAGGGACGACGCCGAGGGCGACGGTAGAAGGCATCAACGACGCGATCGCGCGGGAAATTCCCGCGATCGACAAGTTCATGGTCTGCTTCCACGACAATGGCGACGGCTGCGATTGCCGGAAGCCGCGCCCGGGGATGCTGCTGGCCGGCGCCGCGGAATTCGACGTCGACCTGGCGCGCAGCTACATGATCGGTGATCGTCGCGGTGATGTTGAGGCCGGCATTGCTGCTGGAACTCGGACGATCTTCGTCGATCGCGCCTACAAGGAAACGCCGCCGACCAACTACCACTACAAGGTTTCATCGACACACGAAGCGCTGACAATCATAGAGAACGAGAGCTAATATGAAAAAAGTTGAGGACTTGAAGGTCAAGATTTTCGCCGATGGCGCGGACAAGGCCGGCATGCTGGAGATGTACGCAAAGCCGTTCGTCAAGGGTCTGACCACCAACCCGACCCTGATGCGCAAGGTCGGAATCACCGACTACAAGGCGTTTTCGCTCGATATCCTGAAGGCGATTCCGGACCGGCCGATCTCGCTCGAAGTGTTTTCCGACGATTTCGCCGACATGGAACGCCAGGCAATGGAAATCGCCAGCTGGGGCGAGAACGTCTACGTCAAGATTCCGGTGATGAATACCAAGCGTGAAACCAGTTACAAGCTGATCGAAAAGCTTGCCGCCAAGAAGGTGAAGCTGAACGTCACCGCATTGATGACACTTACTCAGGTACGCGATGTCGTCGCCGCACTGGATCCGAACGTGCCGAGCTACGTCTCGGTATTTGCGGGCCGTGTTGCCGATACCGGCCGCGATCCGCTGGCGATGATGGCGGCGGCGGTCGAACTGCTGAAGGTCGCTCCGGCGTCCGAACTGATTTGGGCGAGCCCGCGCGAATTGCTGAATATCTTCCACGCCGATTCGATCGGTTGCCAGGTTATTACTGTGACCAACGACATTCTCAAGAAGCTGTCGCTGGTCGGCAAGAGCCTGGACGACTACTCGCTCGAGACCGTCAAGATGTTCGCAGACGACGCTGTCGCGGCCGGGTTCAAGCTCTAAGCAATCGAAAAATGAAGCCCCGGTTCTGCATCGCAGAGCCGGGGCTTCATCATTTCAGCCCTGCAGCTTGTTGGCGAGTGCTTTCATCCACACGGCATAGGGCTGCGCCAGCCACCATTTCAGCGGTACGCGTCCGTGATACTTGCGGACGATATCCATCGCCTCTCGAT is drawn from Nitrobacteraceae bacterium AZCC 2146 and contains these coding sequences:
- a CDS encoding D-sedoheptulose 7-phosphate isomerase (product_source=KO:K03271; cath_funfam=3.40.50.10490; cog=COG0279; ko=KO:K03271; pfam=PF13580; superfamily=53697), whose amino-acid sequence is MGYAEQHMRESAEIIEKMDLAPIEKMADLLATVKADGGRIFFLGVGGSAGNCSHAVNDFRKIVGIECYAPTDNVSELTARTNDEGWATIFVEWLKISKLLAKDAIFIFSVGGGNLEKNISPNLVMALQHAKTVGAKIMGVVGRDGGYTAQVADACVIVPTVNAENVTPHSEAFQAVVWHLLVSHPKLKANQTKWESAVGTASPAR
- a CDS encoding D-glycero-D-manno-heptose 1,7-bisphosphate phosphatase (product_source=KO:K03273; cath_funfam=3.40.50.1000; cog=COG0241; ko=KO:K03273; pfam=PF13242; superfamily=56784; tigrfam=TIGR01656), whose translation is MKSRAIFLDRDGVLNHPVIREGKSYPPARVEDLEIYEGLRDPLQRLKDRGFVLIVVTNQPDVGRGTTPRATVEGINDAIAREIPAIDKFMVCFHDNGDGCDCRKPRPGMLLAGAAEFDVDLARSYMIGDRRGDVEAGIAAGTRTIFVDRAYKETPPTNYHYKVSSTHEALTIIENES
- a CDS encoding transaldolase (product_source=KO:K00616; cath_funfam=3.20.20.70; cog=COG0176; ko=KO:K00616; pfam=PF00923; superfamily=51569; tigrfam=TIGR02134): MKKVEDLKVKIFADGADKAGMLEMYAKPFVKGLTTNPTLMRKVGITDYKAFSLDILKAIPDRPISLEVFSDDFADMERQAMEIASWGENVYVKIPVMNTKRETSYKLIEKLAAKKVKLNVTALMTLTQVRDVVAALDPNVPSYVSVFAGRVADTGRDPLAMMAAAVELLKVAPASELIWASPRELLNIFHADSIGCQVITVTNDILKKLSLVGKSLDDYSLETVKMFADDAVAAGFKL